The proteins below come from a single Gossypium raimondii isolate GPD5lz chromosome 2, ASM2569854v1, whole genome shotgun sequence genomic window:
- the LOC105789021 gene encoding ubiquitin-activating enzyme E1 1: MLPRKREGQGDVVGETENNNNSNTIKYVSVTSPVKRHRISDTAAADSTVNDDTFAIRNSSGSSSVVEPAMAPGDSNHNDIDEDLHSRQLAVYGRETMRRLFASNVLVSGMQGLGAEIAKNLILAGVKSVTLHDEGVVELWDLSSNFVFSEDDVGKNRALASVQKLQELNNAVVISTLTTKLTKEQLSNFQAVVFTDISLEKAIEFNDYCHNHQPPISFIKSEVRGLFGTVFCDFGPEFTVFDVDGEEPHTGIIASISNDNPALVSCVDDERLEFQDGDLVVFSEVHGMTELNDGKPRKIKSARPYSFTLEEDTTAFGTYVKGGIVTQVKQPKMLNFKPLREALKEPGDFLLSDFAKFDRPLLLHIAFQALDKFISDFGRFPVTGSEEDAQKLASIAANINECLGEGKVEDINPKLLRQFAFGAKAVLNPMAAMFGGIVGQEVVKACSGKFHPLFQFFYFDSVESLPAEPLDPSDFKPLNSRYDAQISVFGSKLQKKLEDAKVFMVGSGALGCEFLKNLALMGVSCGSQGKLTITDDDVIEKSNLSRQFLFRDWNIGQAKSTVAASAAASINPRLKIEALQNRVGPETEGVFNDAFWEKLTVVINALDNVNARLYVDQRCLYFQKPLLESGTLGAKCNTQMVIPHLTENYGASRDPPEKQAPMCTVHSFPHNIDHCLTWARSEFEGLLEKTPAEVNAYLSNPVEYASSMKNAGDAQAKDNLERVLECLDREKCETFQDCITWARLRFEDYFVNRVKQLIFTFPEEAATSTGAPFWSAPKRFPHPLQFSAADTSHLNFIIAASILRAETFGISVPDWVKNPKMLSEAVDKVIVPDFQPREGVKIETDEKAASLSTASVDDAAVINELLLKLELCRNNLPSGFRMKPISFEKDDDTNYHMDLIAGLANMRARNYSIPEVDKLKAKFIAGRIIPAIATSTAMATGLVCLELYKVLDGAHKVEDYRNTFANLALPLFSMAEPVPPKVMKHRDMSWTVWDRWILKDNPTLRELIQWLKDKGLNAYSISYGSCLLFNSMFPRHKERLDKKVVDVAREIAKAELPPYRSHLDVVVACEDDNDNDIDIPQVSIYYG; this comes from the exons ATGCTTCCTAGAAAGAGAGAAGGTCAAGGAGACGTTGTAGGAGAGACTGAAAACAACAATAACAGCAACACTATAAAATACGTCTCCGTCACGTCGCCGGTCAAGAGGCATCGTATCTCTGACACCGCTGCAGCTGATTCGACAGTTAACGACGACACCTTTGCCATAAGGAACAGTAGCGGTAGCAGTAGCGTGGTCGAGCCAGCCATGGCTCCGGGTGACTCGAATCATAATGATATAGACGAGGATCTGCACAGTAGGCAGCTTGCCGTGTATGGCCGCGAGACGATGCGGCGGCTTTTTGCCTCTAATGTACTCGTCTCGGGGATGCAGGGGCTCGGTGCTGAAATTG CAAAGAATCTCATTCTTGCTGGTGTCAAGTCTGTGACCTTGCATGATGAAGGAGTGGTGGAGCTGTGGGATTTGTCCAGTAATTTTGTATTCTCCGAGGATGATGTTGGTAAGAACAGGGCACTTGCTTCTGTGCAGAAGTTGCAGGAGCTAAACAATGCTGTTGTCATTTCTACCTTAACAACAAAGTTGACAAAAGAACAACTTTCGAATTTCCAG GCTGTTGTATTCACTGATATTAGTCTTGAGAAAGCCATTGAGTTTAATGACTACTGCCATAACCATCAACCACCCATTTCCTTCATCAAGTCTGAAGTAAGAGGCCTCTTTGGTACTGTCTTTTGTGACTTTGGTCCTGAGTTTACCGTTTTTGATGTTGATGGAGAGGAACCACACACGGGTATAATTGCATCCATCAGCAATGACAATCCTGCCCTAGTATCATGTGTTGATGATGAAAGGCTGGAGTTCCAGGATGGGGATCTTGTTGTGTTTTCTGAAGTTCATGGAATGACGGAACTTAATGATGGAAAGCCAAGGAAGATTAAAAGTGCTAGGCCATACTCATTTACTCTTGAGGAGGACACCACAGCTTTTGGTACATATGTGAAAGGTGGCATTGTAACACAGGTGAAACAACCCAAAATGTTGAACTTCAAGCCACTGAGAGAAGCACTTAAAGAACCTGGTGATTTCCTTCTAAGTGACTTTGCAAAGTTTGACCGCCCCCTTCTCCTGCACATAGCATTCCAAGCTCTGGATAAATTTATTTCTGATTTTGGCCGCTTTCCTGTTACTGGATCAGAAGAGGATGCCCAGAAGCTTGCATCAATTGCTGCTAATATCAATGAGTGCCTTGGAGAGGGGAAAGTGGAAGATATTAATCCCAAGCTTCTGAGGCAATTTGCCTTTGGTGCCAAAGCAGTACTGAATCCCATGGCTGCCATGTTTGGAGGAATTGTGGGACAAGAGGTTGTCAAAGCATGTTCTGGAAAATTTCATCCTCTTTTTCAG TTCTTCTATTTTGACTCAGTGGAGTCTCTTCCTGCTGAGCCCTTGGACCCCAGTGATTTTAAACCATTGAATAGCCGTTATGATGCACAAATATCGGTTTTTGGCTCCAAGCTTCAGAAAAAGCTGGAGGATGCGAAAGTGTTTATGGTTGGATCTGGGGCACTAGGCTGTGAATTCTTGAAAAATTTAGCATTGATGGGCGTCTCATGTGGTAGTCAGGGCAAACTAACAATCACTGATGATGATGTTATTGAGAAGAGCAACCTCAGCAGGCAGTTTTTGTTCCGGGATTGGAACATTGGGCAAGCTAAATCAACTGTTGCTGCTTCTGCAGCTGCATCCATCAACCCTCGGCTTAAAATCGAAGCCTTGCAAAACCGTGTGGGTCCTGAAACTGAGGGCGTGTTTAATGACGCATTCTGGGAGAAACTAACAGTGGTCATTAATGCATTAGATAATGTCAATGCTAGGCTGTATGTTGATCAGAGGTGCTTATATTTCCAGAAACCACTTCTTGAATCAGGAACTCTTGGTGCTAAATGCAACACCCAAATGGTGATTCCTCATCTAACTGAGAACTATGGTGCCTCAAGAGACCCGCCTGAGAAACAAGCACCCATGTGCACTGTGCACTCATTTCCACACAATATTGACCACTGCTTGACGTGGGCCCGATCCGAGTTTGAGGGCTTGCTCGAGAAAACTCCTGCTGAAGTGAATGCCTATCTATCCAACCCGGTTGAATATGCCtcttcaatgaaaaatgctggTGATGCTCAGGCTAAGGACAACTTAGAGCGCGTCCTTGAGTGCCTTGACCGTGAAAAATGTGAGACATTCCAGGATTGCATCACCTGGGCTCGCTTAAG GTTTGAAGATTATTTCGTTAACCGGGTCAAGCAGTTGATATTTACATTTCCTGAAGAAGCTGCAACCAGCACCGGTGCTCCCTTCTGGTCTGCTCCAAAACGATTCCCACATCCACTTCAGTTTTCAGCTGCTGATACTAGCCATCTCAACTTCATTATTGCAGCATCTATTCTTAGGGCCGAAACATTTGGTATCTCAGTCCCCGATTGGGTCAAGAATCCTAAGATGTTGTCTGAGGCAGTCGATAAAGTAATAGTACCTGATTTCCAGCCAAGGGAAGGTGTGAAAATTGAGACAGATGAGAAGGCCGCAAGTCTTTCCACTGCCTCTGTGGACGATGCAGCTGTTATTAATGAATTACTCCTCAAATTGGAACTTTGTAGGAACAATCTGCCATCAGGATTCAGGATGAAACCAATCTCTTTCGAAAAG GATGATGATACAAACTATCACATGGATCTTATTGCTGGGCTTGCCAACATGAGGGCAAGGAACTATAGTATTCCTGAGGTGGATAAGCTTAAAGCCAAGTTCATTGCAGGGAGAATCATACCAGCAATTGCCACATCCACCGCTATGGCGACTGGTCTTGTCTGCCTTGAGCTATACAAGGTTCTGGACGGAGCACATAAAGTGGAAGACTATCGAAACACATTCGCAAACTTAGCACTGCCTTTATTCTCTATGGCCGAGCCAGTTCCACCCAAGGTCATGAAACACCGTGACATGAGCTGGACAGTATGGGACCGATGGATCTTGAAAGATAATCCGACACTGAGGGAACTCATTCAATGGCTTAAAGATAAGGGTTTGAATGCTTACAGTATATCATATGGAAGTTGCCTGCTCTTCAACAGCATGTTCCCGAGACACAAAGAGAGATTGGACAAGAAAGTAGTTGACGTGGCTCGGGAAATTGCCAAGGCAGAATTGCCTCCTTACCGATCCCACCTGGATGTGGTGGTGGCATGCGAGGATGATAATGACAATGATATCGACATTCCTCAGGTATCCATCTACTATGGCTGA